From bacterium, a single genomic window includes:
- a CDS encoding galactosyldiacylglycerol synthase — protein sequence MTIRTAPATNEPLLTTRSGGQALRIAVVTGSYGSGHNAAARELAVALRGIGCQVEIHDIVDLLPWRLGRILRSAYYGQLRWHPRSWGATLRLLEPGRPLHRLVTRSLGFAAAPVAAAAYECDLVITTHPFGAQALGHARATGQLDCPAVTYFTDASVH from the coding sequence CAGAACGGCGCCAGCGACCAACGAACCGCTGCTCACGACACGATCCGGCGGGCAGGCACTGCGCATCGCTGTTGTCACCGGCAGCTACGGATCCGGGCACAATGCGGCGGCGCGTGAGCTGGCCGTTGCGTTGCGCGGCATCGGTTGCCAAGTCGAGATCCACGACATCGTGGACCTGCTGCCGTGGCGGCTCGGACGCATCCTGCGTTCCGCGTACTACGGGCAGCTCCGTTGGCACCCACGCTCATGGGGAGCAACCCTCCGGCTCCTCGAGCCCGGGCGGCCTCTGCACCGGCTCGTGACCCGATCGCTCGGTTTCGCTGCTGCCCCGGTGGCTGCCGCCGCATACGAGTGCGACCTCGTCATCACGACGCATCCGTTCGGAGCCCAGGCGCTCGGTCACGCGCGCGCCACGGGCCAGCTCGACTGCCCAGCGGTCACCTACTTCACCGACGCGTCCGTGCAC